GCCCGTCAGCAAGATCGCGTGGACCTGCTCGACCAGATTGCCGGGCTGAAGCAGATCGGTTTCGCGCGTTCCGGGCGCGCCGCCGCGCACCGCCACGCCTGCGGTCGCCCCCTGGGGGCTGAGAATCACCGTGCAGCCGGTGCGCGCTGCGGCGTTGGTCGCATGTCCAACCCACACATTCGGAAATCCGTCGATCAAGGCCATAGCTCACCTGCAAAAAAGCGAATGCGTGACGAAGCCCTAGCCTCATCACGCATCCCATCGAGCGGCATAGGCTACCGGCCTATGCTTCTTCTTTGAGCCAGCCGCGCTCGCGGGCGATAAACTTAATCGTCGCGTCGTCGGGCGGATATAGACCAGCCGCTTGGTAGGCATAGGCCAGCAGCGCCGCGCCGCCGACCACGCCAACCAGCAAACCTACGAGGAATAACAAAAGTTTCATCGCTAGCATTCCTTTCTGCACCTGCTGCTCAGGCTATGATACTCGAAGGCAGGATTGTGCGTCAACGCGCGGCGTTGGGGGAACAAGGGAACAACGCAGTTGTATGTTTGGTTCCTGTGTGCTTTGTTCTCCCCGGCCTGTCGGCGCACTACGATGGGCCTTCGTCTCCGGCGGGCTGTCGTCCGGGGATAGCCTCGGCCTCGGACTGGCTCGAATCAACATCTGCGGCGCGGCCCAGGAGTCGCAGCGTCTCCTCGGCCACGCGCTCAGGCGTGATGCGATAGTTCTTGAAGATCTCCTTGTACGGCGCCGACGCGCCGTAGCCGCCGGTGACGCCCACGAACGCGCCGTTCGGCCCGATCCAGCGATCCCAGCCGAGCCGCACCGCAGCCTCCACGCCGACGCGCGCGGTAATCTGCGGCGGCAGCACCTCGTCGCGATACGCCTGATCTTGCTCCTCGAATAGCTCCCAGCAGGGCATCGCCACCACCCGCACGCGCGTCTGCTGCTCCGCCAGCAGCTTGGCCGCGTCGAGCGCCAGCGCAACCTCGGAGCCGGTCGCGATCAGGATCGCTTCGGGATTCTCGACATCCTGAAGCACGTACGCGCCCCGGTGCAGGCCCGCCGCCGCGCCGAGCTTGGTCCGGTCGAGCACCGGCAGCGCCTGGCGAGTCAGAACCAGCGCCGTCGGGCCTCTGGTATTGTTTATCGCTGCGCGCCACGCCTCAACCGTCTCGTTGGCGTCCGAGGGGCGGATCACGGTCAGATGCGGCATTGCGCGACAGGCTGCCAGATGCTCGACCGGCTGGTGAGTCGGGCCATCCTCGCCCAGGCCGATCGAGTCGTGGGTGAAGATAAAAATGTTGTGGACGCTCATCAGCGCCGCCAGGCGCAGCGCCGGACGCATGTAGTCGGAGAAGGTGAAGAACGTGCCGCCGTAGGGCAGCAGACCGCCATGCAGAGCCATGCCGTTCATCGCGGCGGCCATGCCATGCTCGCGCACGCCGAAGCGCAGGTAGCGCCCCATGAACGACTCGGCCTCGATGTCTTTGGCGTCTTTGGGCTTGGTGTTGTTCGAGGGCGTCAGATCCGCCGAGCCGCCGAGCAGCTGCGGCAGCCGATCAACCACCGCGTCGATCACCTTGCCGGATGCCGCGCGCGTCGCCACGCCCTTGGGATCGGGATCGAAGCTCGGCATATTGGCGTCCCAGCCCTGGGGCGGCTCCCTGCGCCACATCGTCTCCCACTGCTCGGCCAGATCGGGATGATCGGCGCGGTAGCGCTCGAATGTCTGCTGCCATGCGCGCTGCTGCTCCGCGCCGCGATCGACCGCCTGGCGCATATAGCTCAGCACGTCGTCGGGAACGGAGAAGAACTGATCGACGGGCAGATCCAGCTTCTCCTTCGCCAGCCGGACCTCCTCATCGCCGGGCGGATCGCTGTGGGCCTTCTGCGTGCCCTGGCGGTTGGGCATGCCGTAGCCGATGATCGTGCGGGTGATGATCAGCGATGGCCGGGTCGTCTCGGCGCGTGCTGCCTCGATCGCGCTCCAGACCGAAGCCATATCGTGGCCGTCGGCGCGCACCACGTGCCAGCCGTAGCCCTCGAAGCGCTTGGCGGCGTCGTCGCTGTAAGCCAGGTCGGTCGAGCCGTCGATCGTAATATGGTTATCGTCGTAGAGATAGATCAGCTTGCCCAGGCCCAGATGCCCCGCCAGCGACGCCGCCTCATGCGACACGCCCTCCATCAGGTCGCCGTCGGAGCAGATCGCGTAGGTGTAGTGATCGACCAGCTCAAAGCCCGGTCGGTTAAACTTCGCGGCGAGATAGCGCTCGGCGATCGCCATGCCCACGCCAGTGGCAAAGCCCTGGCCCAGCGGCCCGGTCGTCGTCTCGATGCCGGAATCGAGATGAACTTCGGGATGGCCGGGCGTGAGCGAGCCATACTGCCGGAAATGCATAAGCTGATCGAGCGTCATCTCCTGATAGCCCGTGAGATACAGCATCGTGTAGAGCAGCATCGAGCCGTGCCCGCCGGAGAGCACGAAGCGGTCGCGATCGGGCCAGCGCGGATCGTGGGGATTGTACTTCAGCGTGCGCGTCCACAGCACGATCGCGGCATCGGCCATTCCGAGCGGCAGGCCGGGATGGCCCGAATTTGCCTTCTGGACGGCGTCCAGCGTCAGCCCGCGCACCACATTTGCGGCGCGCCGGTCAAGATCCGTAAAATGTTCAGCCATCGACATCGCTCCTTCTGCTAGTTCATCGGCGTAGAATACGGCGAGTGGCCTGCTTCCGATCGATTTGCACCGTGGTGCTATCTTACCGCAACATTTCGTCCTACGCGGATCAGTTCTTGCTTAAGCTGCCGTTAAGGAATGCCTTGACAGCCCTTCTCAAAGGGGCTATGATAACGTGACATTCCCCTGATATGGTTATGGAAACCCACGTCCGGCTGTAGCTCGGTGCTACAGCTTTCAGGGCACCTTAACAAGTGAATATGACAGGAGAATCAACGTGTCTGCCGAATTATGGGCGCTTTTTGGAGCCCTTCTTGGAGGGGTGGCAGGCGCAGTGTTAATGTACGTGATGTATCGGCCCCGCGTTCAAGATCAGCAGCTTCGGGTAGAAACCGAGGCCCGGCGGATCGTGGAGGCGGCGCAGGCTCAAGGCAAGGAAATTCTTCTCCAAGCTCAAGCTGATGCGCTCAAGGCCCGTAATGATGCGGAAATTGAGCTAAAGAACGCACGTCAGGCGCTGCACAAACAAGAAGAGCGCATTCAACAACAAGAAGAACGGCTTGCGCGCAGCCAGGAAAAAGTAGAGCGCAAGCTGGACGATCTCGAACGCCGCGAGCGCGGGATCGGCCAGCGCGAACGGCATATCGAGCGCCTCCACCGCGAAGCGGAAGAGCTGAAACAACGTCAGCAGACGGAACTCGAACGAGTCGCGGCGCTGTCCAATGAGGAGGCTCGTGGAATTATTTTGCAGCGTGTCGAGGCGTCTGCTCGTGACGATGCCGCCAAACTGATGCGTCAGATCGAGCAGGAGGCCAAGGACGAGGCGGATAAGCGCGCTAAAAAAATTATTGGCATCGCTATTCAGCGGCTAGCCTCCGAGTATGTCGCCGAGCTAACCGTGACGACGGTACCGCTGCCGAGCGAAGAACTCAAGGGCCGCATCATCGGTCGCGAGGGTCGGAATATCCGGGCCTTCGAGCAAATTACGGGAGTAGACATCATCGTCGATGATACGCCCGAAGCCGTTGCCCTTTCGTGCCACGACCCGGTGCGCCGCGAGGTAGCCCGGCTGGCGCTGACGAAGCTCCTGAAAGATGGGCGAATTCATCCTGCGCGCATCGAAGAAGTCGTCGACAAAACGCGGCAGGACATAGAGACGGTTATTCGTGAGGAGGGCGAGCGAGTCGCGTATGAGGCCGGAGTGCAAGGCTTACATCCCGACTTGGTCAAAATCCTCGGTCGGCTAAAATATCGTACCAGCTACGGTCAGAACGTCTTGCAGCACTCGCTGGAATGCGCGCTGCTGGCTGGAACCATGGCAAGCGAGCTGGGCGCGAACGTCCAGATCGCGAAAACAGCCGCCTTGCTGCATGACATCGGCAAAGCCGTCGATCATGAGGTGCAAGGGCCACATGCGCTGATCGGCGCTGACATCGCACGGCGGCTTGGCCGCTCCGGGGCGATCGTTCACGCCATCGCCGCACATCATTTTGAAGAAGAGCCGCTGACCGTGGAGGCGTTCATCGTCGCCGCCGCCGATGCCATGTCGGGCGGGCGACCAGGAGCGCGCCGCGAGACGCTGGATTTGTATATCAAACGTTTGGAAGCATTGGAGACCGTGGCGACATCGTTTCCAGGCGTGCAGCGGGCATTCGCCATTCAGGCGGGCCGCGAGGTTCGTGTGATGGTACAGCCCGATACGATCGACGATCTTGGCAGCATTACGCTGGCTCGCAACGTCGCGAAGAAGATCGAAGAAAGTCTCCAGTACCCTGGTCAAATTAAAGTCACCGTGATTCGAGAAACGCGGGCAGTGGACTACGCGCGGTAACGCATCGTCCGAGGAGCATTCCGTCAGTAGTCCTTGGAACACCTAACTCTCGATGTCCTCGGAAGGAGGAAGGCTCCTATGGATACCAGCTACGACAACTTCAGGCTGGATGAGCTAGCGGCAGGCGAGTCCAGTTCCCGGCCGGAGCGCGGTAATGAGCGCACAGGGTACCAAGAGCAGGCGCGTGTCGGTCATCAAGGCCAGCAACACCACTCCAACGCCGAAGTGCTCAAGGTCTCTACCCGTTCGCGGCCCAGCGCGGTGGCTGGTGCGATTGCGGGTGTCATCCGCGAGAGCGGCGTGGCAGAAGTGCAGTCCATTGGCGCTGGCGCTACCAACCAGGCGATCAAGGCAGTTGCGATTGCTCGCTCGTACCTGAGCGAGGAGGGTGTCGACATCTTCTGCGTGCCGTCGTTCATCGACGTAGCGATCGACGAAGAAGAGCGCACTGCGATTCGCTTACTCATTCAACGCCGCGATAAAATCTAGCCACAGCACAGCCCGAAACGTTTTTGACGTTTCGGGCTGTGCTGCTTAACGCGCCGTCAGGCCGACTCAGGGATTCTCCCAAATATCCCGTTAGAACCGCACCTAGTCTTTTTTTGTGTCAATACCCAGCTACGCGGTCATCTGTGCTTGCAGAGCTTTTAGCCCCCGGCAGCACAAGGTACAGCGCAGGTTAAGGTGCGTCGGCGCGGAACCGACACACATCTGCCGAAGGCCCATCACAGCCACGGCGTAGCTCCTGTTCGTGAGGGCGGCTGCGCTACGTGCCACGCGATGGCGGCCTACTTCTGCGTGCTGTGATTGTACTCGCCGCGCAGCCATTCGAGGTAGCGCATGCCATACTGCACCCACGAGATCGCGAACGGGATCAGCATCACGTTCAGCAGCCGCCGACCCCAGGGCTGCGCATCCAGGATGTACAGCAGCAGCACGATCGTCAGCAATCCGGTCGTCGCTTTTCCGGCATAGATCGACGTGGTGATATGCGTCGTTTTGCGAAAGATCAGCGTCGCGCCCAGCAGAATCGCGGCGTCGCGGGCTAGCAGCAGGTTTGTCACCCACCAGGGAAAGTCGTGCTTGAGGCTGAGCGCAACCGCGACGCCGTCCAGGGTGAGCTTATCGGCGATCGGATCGATCAGCTTGCCTAGCTCCGAAACCTGATTGCGCCGCCGCGCGATCGGGCCATCGACCGCATCGGTAGCCATGCCCAGCACGATGATCCGCAGCGCCTTGCCCGCTCCATCCTCCTGCAACAGATAATAGACCGTAGGACCGACGAGCGCGAGCCGGATCAGCGATAGGATGTTGGATGGATAGATAAACTCGATTGGTTCGATCGACTCACGTATCTTCGCCGGCACTCTGACCTCCATAGGGCGCATACAACATCTGCTCACGTTGCAGCCGCATCGTCCAGACCACAGTTGGGAATAATAAGCCTATTAGCAACACCAATGCCAGCGGCGGC
Above is a genomic segment from Herpetosiphonaceae bacterium containing:
- the tkt gene encoding transketolase, coding for MAEHFTDLDRRAANVVRGLTLDAVQKANSGHPGLPLGMADAAIVLWTRTLKYNPHDPRWPDRDRFVLSGGHGSMLLYTMLYLTGYQEMTLDQLMHFRQYGSLTPGHPEVHLDSGIETTTGPLGQGFATGVGMAIAERYLAAKFNRPGFELVDHYTYAICSDGDLMEGVSHEAASLAGHLGLGKLIYLYDDNHITIDGSTDLAYSDDAAKRFEGYGWHVVRADGHDMASVWSAIEAARAETTRPSLIITRTIIGYGMPNRQGTQKAHSDPPGDEEVRLAKEKLDLPVDQFFSVPDDVLSYMRQAVDRGAEQQRAWQQTFERYRADHPDLAEQWETMWRREPPQGWDANMPSFDPDPKGVATRAASGKVIDAVVDRLPQLLGGSADLTPSNNTKPKDAKDIEAESFMGRYLRFGVREHGMAAAMNGMALHGGLLPYGGTFFTFSDYMRPALRLAALMSVHNIFIFTHDSIGLGEDGPTHQPVEHLAACRAMPHLTVIRPSDANETVEAWRAAINNTRGPTALVLTRQALPVLDRTKLGAAAGLHRGAYVLQDVENPEAILIATGSEVALALDAAKLLAEQQTRVRVVAMPCWELFEEQDQAYRDEVLPPQITARVGVEAAVRLGWDRWIGPNGAFVGVTGGYGASAPYKEIFKNYRITPERVAEETLRLLGRAADVDSSQSEAEAIPGRQPAGDEGPS
- the rny gene encoding ribonuclease Y — its product is MSAELWALFGALLGGVAGAVLMYVMYRPRVQDQQLRVETEARRIVEAAQAQGKEILLQAQADALKARNDAEIELKNARQALHKQEERIQQQEERLARSQEKVERKLDDLERRERGIGQRERHIERLHREAEELKQRQQTELERVAALSNEEARGIILQRVEASARDDAAKLMRQIEQEAKDEADKRAKKIIGIAIQRLASEYVAELTVTTVPLPSEELKGRIIGREGRNIRAFEQITGVDIIVDDTPEAVALSCHDPVRREVARLALTKLLKDGRIHPARIEEVVDKTRQDIETVIREEGERVAYEAGVQGLHPDLVKILGRLKYRTSYGQNVLQHSLECALLAGTMASELGANVQIAKTAALLHDIGKAVDHEVQGPHALIGADIARRLGRSGAIVHAIAAHHFEEEPLTVEAFIVAAADAMSGGRPGARRETLDLYIKRLEALETVATSFPGVQRAFAIQAGREVRVMVQPDTIDDLGSITLARNVAKKIEESLQYPGQIKVTVIRETRAVDYAR
- a CDS encoding stage V sporulation protein S, which codes for MLKVSTRSRPSAVAGAIAGVIRESGVAEVQSIGAGATNQAIKAVAIARSYLSEEGVDIFCVPSFIDVAIDEEERTAIRLLIQRRDKI
- a CDS encoding CDP-alcohol phosphatidyltransferase family protein, with amino-acid sequence MPAKIRESIEPIEFIYPSNILSLIRLALVGPTVYYLLQEDGAGKALRIIVLGMATDAVDGPIARRRNQVSELGKLIDPIADKLTLDGVAVALSLKHDFPWWVTNLLLARDAAILLGATLIFRKTTHITTSIYAGKATTGLLTIVLLLYILDAQPWGRRLLNVMLIPFAISWVQYGMRYLEWLRGEYNHSTQK